The genomic DNA GAACATTTCGATACGATGAACCTCTGGTCGTTACTGATCGGGCTTACCAGTATCGTGATTATCGCCATCACACCGAAGTTTTCCAAAAAGATTCCGGGTTCGTTGATTGCCATTATCCTGATGACAGTTGTCGTCTACGTCATGCGCTATCATTTAGGGATCACGGGAATCGAAACGATCGGAGACCGTTTTACGATCAATGCTTCCCTGCCCGGTCCCGAAACGATCAACTTCAATATGGAAACGATCAATCTTCTGCTTCCTTCCGCATTCACCATCGCAATGTTAGGAGCAATCGAATCGTTGCTGTCCGCTACGGTGGCCGACGGTGTGACAGGAGACAAGCATAACTCCAATACCGAACTGATTGCACAAGGGGCCGCCAATATCATCGTACCTGTCTTCGGCGGTATTCCCGTTACCGGTGCGATTGCCCGTACCATGACGAATATCAACAACGGCGGACGCACTCCGGTTGCCGGCATCATCCATGCAATCGTATTGTTGCTGATTTTACTCTTTTTGGGTCCGTTGACCAAACATATTCCGATGGCTTGCCTGGCAGGCGTGTTGATTATCGTTTCGTATAATATGAGTGAATGGCGTACGTTCCGTTCGCTGATGAAGAACCCGAAAAGCGATGTGTCGGTGTTGCTGGTAACTTTCTTTCTGACGGTTATCTTCGACCTGACGATCGCAATCGAAGTAGGATTGCTTATCGCCATGTTCCTCTTTATGAAGCGTGTAGCTGAAACGACTCATGTATCGGTAGTAAAAGACGAGATCGATCTATCGGACGATGGAGAAATCCACCATGACGAAGAAGTCCTTTCCCTTCCTAAAGGTGTGGAAGTATATGAAATCGACGGTCCGTTTTTCTTCGGGGTGGCAAGTAAGTTCGACGATATCATGCACAATATGGGAGATAAACCGAAGATCCGTATCATCCGCATGCGTAAGGTTCCCTTTATGGACTCGACAGGATTGCATAACTTAGAGAACCTGTTCCGCCTGTCACAAGCCGAACACATACATATGATTCTTTCAGGGGTGAACGAGCATGTACGTCGTGTACTTGTCAAATCTGGTTTCGACAAAAAGATCGGAACGGAAAATATTTGCAGCAATATAAACGAAGCTGTAGCAAAAGCACACGAAGCAATAAGATAAATAAAAAATAGCTCCCGTCCTCCTTTTTTCAGATGGGAGCTATTTTTTCAGATTGGAGAAAAGATAATTCCGTACGACTCAAACATCACACAAACGCTATATGAAGAAAACGGTCTCCCGATTTATCCTCCCTTGCCTCAAACACAAACTCTTTTGCAATCGTCTCTGCATCTTCAAAACTAAACCCATTCTCCGGCTGGCTCCAATACCAGAGCTGCGGGACATTTTTTTTGCTATTCGATGATTCCATTATTTTATATATTTATCCAACTTTATCCATAAGACACAGAATATGAAAAAACCCCTATCCAAATCAGAAATAAATATTACATTTGTCAATTCTGTCTATACCTTTAAATTGGATACCAGGATATTGGTTATACAAAAACAGATTTATATCCAATTATAAAATATATGAACAAAAAGGCCCTACTCCCGCTAATCGGTTTATTCCTGTTGGTAACAGGAATAGTTCTTCCCGGATCTGCCTATGCACAAATCAGCGAAGGTGGAACACCCACTTCCTTCAAGTATCAAAACACACTGAAAAGCGATCTGCCAACCGTTCAGATCCCCATCAATTTCAGCGTAGAGGACCTGAAAACAGTAGACAGATGGCAGGTCAGCCAAGGGGCACCGCTGAAAGTAGGAGTTTTACTCCCGACAGACCTGACAATAGACAATGCTGGTAGCTGGAATACCCTACCTGATGGCAAAAGAGTATGGCGACTACAAGTACAGGCAAAAGACGCCATAGCTTTAATGCTCAGTTTCAGAGATTTTTATATTCCGGAAAATGGGAAACTCTTTATTTACAGCTCCGATAAAACACACCTGATTGGTGCCTTTACCCATCATACCAATCCACCAACGAAAGAATATGCCACCGAATTTTTAGCCGGTGACAAGATCATACTCGAATATGAAGCAGGCATATCGGAAAACGAACATCCCCGCATCGCAATAGATGCTGTAGGATACGGATATAACCATTTGCATGTTTCACGTACGATGGCCGATACAGGCCCTGGCACTTCTGGATCTTGTATGGTAAATATCAATTGCGAAGAGGGGGAAGCTTGGCAAACAGAGAAAAACGGTGTTTGCCAAATGACATTGCCTATTGGAAACTACATCTATATCTGCTCCGGAGCTTTGGTAAACAACACAGCTGAAGATTTGAAACCTTACATCCTTTCTGCTTTCCATTGCATTGACTTGGATATACCAGTCACAGAAAAAAACTTAAACAAATATACTTTCTATTTCCATTTCGAACATACCGGATGTGAAAATAACTCCAGTATCGCATCTTATAGAACAATAACCGGATGCAAGAAAATAGCCGGAATCCCATTAGATGGCGGTTCAGACGGTCTGCTTCTTTTATTGAACCAAACTATCCCGGAACACTACAATGCCTACTACAACGGTTGGGATCGGAGCAACACAGCCGCCCAATCAGGAGTAGGTATCCATCATCCGTCAGGGGATTATATGAAGATATCGACTTTCAACAAGGTGGCAAGGACCTCTACTTGGTATGGTATAGACAACATCAAAGGCGCACCAAACGCACATTGGAACGTCGTGTTCGAACAAACAGCCAATGGGCATGCTGTAACGGAAGGAGGATCCTCAGGTTCTCCATTGTTCAATCAAAACAAACAGATTGTCGGTACATTGAGTGGCGGTTCATCTTCTTGCGAAAAACCGAACGGAGCCAATACTTATGGTAAACTTTATTATCACTGGGATCAATATCCAAACAAAGACAATACATCTCGTATGGATATATATTTAGATCCCAATCATACCGGCAAAACACAACTGGCCGGCCGATACGCGACAGCTCCGAAAGCAATGCCAACTGATCTGACATCGGTCTACCAAAACGGAGAGGTTCTATTGAAATGGAAAGCACCCGTCTCTGCCAGCGAAAAACCGGAACAGTATAACGTTTATCGAAACAATATATTGATCGGACGTACCTTTTCTACATCTTATATTGACAAAGAACCTGAAACCGGTATCCAATCTTACAGCGTTTCCGCATCGTATACAGACAACAAAGAGTCTGCTGTAGCCACCACATCTATTTATGTCTATGAACTGAAGATCCCAACCGATGTAACCACCTCAACTGATGGCAAGAATATCCTCGTCAAATGGAAGGAACCTATTTACCAGCAAATGATCTACTGGGGAAATGGGACAGCTTATCTTTCGTTAGGTTTCAAACAACCTTTCTATTTCGGACAAAGATGGAATAAGGAAGATCTGAAACCTCTGCACGGGCACCTTGTTGAATCTGTTTCCTTCATACCAACCTCAGGTTCATCTTATACGCTGAACATCATACAAGGAAAACGAAAATATGTACAAAAGTTGACTAATTTACCTTTTGATAAATTAATTGAAATCCCGCTTAAAGAACCATTTGTCATTGATGCTTCCCAAGAACTAATCATCGCTTTCCACGCTGAAGCTAAACTATCCACCGCCTATCCAGCAGTCATGGACGAAGGACCAGCAGTCAATGGAAAAGGTAATTTGATTTCATTCGATGGAGAAACGTGGGAATATCTGTATGAACCTTCTGAAAATGAAAATGAAAATTATGATTTCAACTTCTTTCTTGCCGCCACCGTCAGTTCAAAAACAAAGGATATACCAACTATAAAAACTGCATCCAACGACACAACATTGTTAAGTAAGTCATCAGCAATGCCCATACTCACTCGGATATCCGAAGTCGGTTCTTCACTCCGGAGCAGCCAGGCAAGTGCATTTCCGACAATAACAGGTTATAACATTTATCGTAATGGAAGCAAAATCGGCAACGTCCCCAATAAGTTTATCACCCAATATATAGACAAGCAAGCACCGACAGGTAGTATCTTGTATCAGGTTTCCACTCTATACGGAAAAGACGAAAGCAAGAAAGCGGATGCCGACAAAGAAGTAAATGTAGGAAATGAAAAGATCATCCTTTCGGAAACAACGATCTCTCCCACTGTGTTTACAGATCAGGTAGAACTATTCGGAAATGAAAAAGTGGATTTGCTAGAAGTCATCACGTTAGACGGTAAAACGGTCATTCGCCAAAAGAACCCTGGAAAGATCGTTTACACCGGCTCTCTTTCTTCCGGTATTTATATCTTCCGCATCCATACAGATGGAAAAGCTAAGACAATGAAAGCACAAAAAATAAATTGAGAATTAAAAATGGAGAATTGAAAAGCATTGTGACTTCTTACAATGCTTTTCAATTCTCCATTTTTTAATTTTTCAAGCTGACACCGTTACATCAAACCCTTCTTGACGGGCACGGTCGGCAATAGCTTCCAATTCATCTTTTGTCACCTTTTTCAAGTTTTTTACGGGAGTTTCACGGTCGATTGTATAGATCATAACCTGTCTAGGCTTGATTTGTTTTAAAGCTTCCAACCAACCGGAAATTTCGTGTTCGGTTGTATTCGTCACGCTTTCTCCATCCACTTCCCCTTTCAGAAACATGGTTTGTATAATCAGATTGCCATTAAAACGGCAAAGTTGTTCCAACAACCTATCGAAAGTAAAAGCCGGGGAATTGGGAACATTCAACTGCCCGATACGACTATCCGAAATGGAGTCGAGTTTCAATATATTATCTTCAATCTTATTCAATGCCAAGAAGACATCCTCCTTATGGAGCATGGTCGAGTTCGAGAGCACGGCAATCTTAGCCTTCGGGAAAAAACGGTTACGGGTTTCAATCGTATCATCGATAATATCGGCAAATTCAGGGTGCATGGTAGGTTCACCATTCCCAGCAAAAGTGATTACATCGGGAGCAATACCCTCTGTCTGCATGGAAGACAATTTATTTATCAAAGCCTCCTTTACCTCTGCACGGGTTGGCAGTTTACTGCGCGTACGGTGATTCTCGTTTAGTCCGCATTCACAATAAATGCAATTGAATGAACAAAGTTTCCCGTCTGTAGGAAGCAGGTTCATACCTAAAGAAATACCTAACCGACGGCTATGTATCGGTCCGAATACTATTTTATCAAAAAGAATTGTAGACATAATAATTTATATTTGAGTGCAAAGCTACAAAAGCTATCAAAATGGAGATATGAATTTCCCCAGCTTTAGGACTATTTAGCAAACCGTCAAAATTTCCAGCGCAGTAACGTATATATATCTGCTTTAATATTTCCTTCGATCTCTTCTAAGTCAGTACCGACCACGTCACGATCAGCATAATATGTGTATCCTAATTTAGCAGACACAGAAAGTTGCTTCACAATATCCCACCGGAAAGAAAGCGCCAACCGAACACCTTTTCCATAAAAGGAAGGCATATTGAAAGCATACAAGATATTTTTTTCATAAGAAGATATACGGGTCCGATAATTATCCGTATGAAATCCGGCTATATGAAAATCTGTTTGAACAGGAACATCAACCGGTTTCCAACCTACGCTTTGGGCAATCATCCACCCTCTGCTTTTTTCGTTCGCTTCTGTATAACAAATACCGTCTGCAGATGTCCGCAGCGAGACGGATGAAGAAATCGTATATAAGGCCTGCATACGCAAACGCTGTTGATGGTAAGGTGTTATATTTTCCCTTTGTTTGTATTTATAACGGACATATACGGACAAATTCCGGCTCGGCGTATAATCAAGTTGAAGCATATATTCCTTTCCCGTCGACGGCGCATCCACTCCATATTTCAGCCAGGGAAACCGGAATACATCCGCATACGCGGACAACTTCCAGCGGGCAAAAGGCGTCCATTGCATCCCTATATACATTCCCTGTTCATTCCGGACAGCCGAGTTTTGTGAAAAAGCATTCCCGAAAAAAGCCTGGTAACGTTTATCATAATAACGATACAATAACAGCAAGGAAAAATAAGAAGCAGGTGTCAACTGCAAGGCATTCAGGGAAGCAACCGCCCCATTCCGGCTTAAAGCCGTTTCACCATAAAACTTGATCAACTTATTTTTCAACAAGTAATCCACACTGATATTCAGATTCCGGTTACCGCGAAAATAGAAAAGATTATAAGGTTTCGGATCGGGCTGTATCGAATAATTTCCGAAAGAATAAGAAAGGGCAGTCAGACCTATACATAAACCGGGAGTTGCATATCGTACATTCCCACCATATGTCTGCATGGAAACTTTATGCATCTTCTCCCTGTCTCGTACCAAACGATGTAAACCGTCCGTTTTAAACGAAGTAACGATCGTACTGTCCACACCTCCATCCAACTTCCGATACGAATAGAAGAGGTTGATATCTAAATTTTTCCAATTGACAGTAGCAGCAGCTCCCCGGAAAAAGTCATTTTCATTGGTTGAAAAATGACGGCGAAATCCGTTTGTCCTTCTTTCCGTTTGTGAAACAAGAGCACTTCGGCCTGGAGAAAAGTCATTGCTGATCACCAAGCCTTGTCCAAAAGATATTTTATAATCACCTATGGCAAGACTTTTCAACCATTTATTCATTTCTTTGAGAAAAAGATGCACCGAATAATAGTCATACCCTTTATGATATTCATTCCAGAAAGGTTCTCCTGCATCTTTTTCTGTAACCAGACCGAATTGGATACGTTCATCAAATTCATACGAATAACGGACAGAATGATAGAACGGCTCTCCCAGATACTTCCGATTCGGATATTGTTGTAGTACACTATCGGGATATGAACAATAGCCTTTCTTTTGTTGAAAACATCTGTCATATCTGATTTGTAAGTTATTAGAACCTCGTTTCAACAAATTTTTCACTGTAATAGGACGTTTATCAACTATTATTTCACTTATATAAATAAACGGGACAAGCAGAGAAATCGTCTCTAAATCGAATGCTTCCACATTTTTAAGCTCATAAAGGGTTAACATTTTTCCATAACGGGAACGATATTCCAACAATTCCCTTATTTGTAGATCAGATAGGAAAGGGAGACGTTTCAATTGTCCCTCCGTCACCGTATTGAGTTCGAAAGGATGTTCGGTAAGATAGGAAAGATCAGTGTAAAGTGCTTCAATACGCTCTTCATCTTCTGTTTCCGAAGCCATTTCTTCTATATATTCCATCCACTTATCAACAGAATATAATGTCTGACTTTTAAGCTGATAACTACTTATTAACAGATATACCAACAGATTTATAAACATTCGTTTCATAGTCAAGCCTGATTAAAAAGAATAGCTCAAACCCAGTCCGGTACTGACTCCCAAAACCGGATGATAAATAGTCGCGACATCTACTGTAAATCCAGTCAGACGGTATCCGATCCCCAAAGTGGGCAGGAGGGGAGTAGTCTGTACCCCCGCCCGTATATGAAAGTTTTTGAACGGAGCATATTCAATGCCCGCATTTCCCATCCACATATGTTCTTTATTACTTTCGATAGTTCCTACTATCAACAACCTGTTAATTATCTCCCATTGAAAACCTATTTGTACTGAATAACTAGTAAAACATTTTGTTTCAGTAGTATATTTATGAATGGTAATAGAAGGAAAATTCATTATCAACATTCCAATCAACAATTTGTCAATGGGAACAAACAAGATTCCGACATCTGTGGAAAGCTGCTTCGGTACTTCTTCCCACAACTCGGTCTGCAACATTTTATATTGGAAACCAATGCCGATCCTCCACCGGCCATTCAGCTGTTTCCCTACCGATAACCGAAAAAGAGTTTCCCTATACTGATCATATCCGAAAGAAGAGATATCAACACCTGCCGACAACAACGGATTCGGATATACAAAACCTATTCCAACCGTTCCCAGTTCTTTTACTCCATAACGATTAAAGTATTCTAAATGAAGAACTTTATCCGTATACAAAGCCACCAATGCCGGATTAAACAAAACAGATTGTGTAACCCCGTTTCCTCCCATTCCCAAACTACGGATATCAGATATACGAAGGTTATCAACAGCATGAATGTTGATAGATGCCCAAAACAAAACGAATAAACTTATTGATTTCATAGCAAGGTTTTGTTTAAGTTGTCAACTTTCCGGATTATCTCTTTTCACAGCCTGAAGTTCTCTATTATCTCCATTTTGGACAATCAGATAGCATGGCTGCAACTTATTCAGAATTAATGAATATGGAAAGATGGCAAAATATTTCATAGTCTGTTGATTTTAGTTGTTTGTATTATCACAAAGATATGAATTTTCTGTAAAATCTGTAGTTGCTATTCGTAAATCAATTACTTTTGTGAACGATGTTGAGAAAAGGCAAGTATAAAATATTGATAATATTCATGTTGTGCGCAATAGGAGTCCATGCACAGAAATTGAAGATCAATACCGTTCCCGAAGGATTACAAAAGGCATATCTGGATGGAAAGGATACGGTACCTATTGTTAACCTGCGGGAAATCTACATTTACCCGCAGGTCAAGTTTAAAAACAAACGTGAACAGGCACGTTACACCAAACTGGTCCGTGACGTAAAGCGCACACTACCTTATGCCAAAATGGTTTATGAAACACTGATCGAAACATACGAATATATAGAGACACTCCCCGACGAAAAATCCCGTCAAGCTCACTTGAAACGGATGGAAAAAGAACTTTTTCAGGAATATAAACCGCAGTTGAAAAAACTGACCTTTTCCCAAGGAAAACTGCTTATCAAACTGATTGACAGAGAATGTAACCAATCGAGTTACAACCTATTGAAAGCCTATTTAGGTAGTTTCCGGGCAGGTTTCTGGAACATATTTGCCGGCATGTTCGGCGCCAGCCTGAAAACCGAATACGATCCTAAAGGAAAAGATGCCATGACGGAGCGAGTTGTCGTACTTGTTGAAAACGGATTAATCTGACAATTGCTTAAAGAAATCCCAGATGATAATACCGGTAGTCACCGAAACATTCAAAGAATGCTTGGTCCCATACTGCGGTATTTCAATACACATATCACAGTTATCAACGACACATTGTTGAACACCTTTCACCTCGTTTCCCATGATAACTGCATACTTTTTATTCTTGTCCAACAACAAATTATCCAACATCGTACTCCCTTCGGCCTGCTCAACCGCACAGACAGTATATCCCTGTTGCTTCAGTTTATCAACAGCCTCCATCGTATCTTCAAAATACTCCCAATCGACAGTTTCTTCCGCTCCCAAAGCCGTCTTATGAATCTCGGCATGAGGCGGACAAGCCGTGATACCGCACAGGTAAATACTCTCCACCCTAAAAGCATCAGACGTACGAAACACGGATCCTACATTGTTTAAGCTTCTTACATGATCGAGCACAACAACCAACGGAATCTTTTTACTATCTTTGAATGCTTCCGGAGTCAAGCGATTCAACTCTGTTATCTTTAACTTGCGCATAGCTATCGTTTCTTTACTTGCAAAAGTAGTGAATTAATGTGGATATACCGTTGAAAAGCTATTGATAAGTGGTGGACACAAAATGAAAAATAGTTCTTGCATTATTCAATTTGTTCACTATACATCCTCTAGTTTCTATTATGCAATAAAAATAACGGATTATTTATTACGCCCTATCAACAGTGGTTATACACGTATCAACAGCGCTCAACTGCCATTAACTTTTACACACAGGTTGTTTTCAACTGAATACTAATAAAGTCTATAAAGTAAAGGATATCAGTATGTAAAACGATAAATAGGATGTTGGTATCTATTTAATAAGTCATTTATATCGTTTAATAACGAACTGGACAAGTATTATAGCACAATTGTATTAACTGTTTCAACAGGATATTATATTCATCATATTTAGATTTAAAATAAAGAATAAATAAGATAATAATAATATGATTGTGGATAACTTGGGAAAAGAACGCAGACGTTTGGGTGAATATCTGCCGGAAGTCTTTGAGACTTGTTTAGCAAATTTTTTATATTACCTCCTGCTTGTTTATTCGTTTTATATGTGTTTCCTATGGGAAAATCAATAAAGTTTTTACCTTTGCACATTATCAACTTATAGTTGATAATAGGAGTAAAATAAAGATTATCAGTTATAAAGAATGATGATAACTTTGTTGATAGACTGTAAATAGCGGTTTATACTCATTAGTGATTATCGAATTTTACAATCATTTAATACAGGTAACTATGTTGACAAACCAATCGATCGGATATATAGACGCACCCATCCCAAAGGGGTTGGACCTGAAAGAAGAGATAAACAGGATGCGTAGAGAAAAAAACGCCGTTATCCTTGCTCATTATTATCAGACAGGTGATATTCAAGATATAGCAGATTTTGTGGGAGACAGTTTGGCATTGGCTCAACAGGCAGCTAAGACGACGGCCGATATCATCGTTTTCTGCGGTGTTCATTTTATGGGTGAAACGGCGAAGGTGTTGTGCCCGGACAAGAAAGTGCTGGTCCCGGACTTGAATGCCGGTTGCTCATTGGCAGATAGCTGTCCGGCTGTCGATTTTGCGGAATTTGTCAAACAGCATCCCGGTCATGTGGTTATTTCGTATGTAAATACGACTGCTGCTGTAAAAGCCGTGACGGATGTTGTGGTAACGTCTACCAATGCACGTCAGATAGTCGAAAGTTTTCCGGAAGACACGAAGATCATCTTCGGTCCAGACCGGAACTTAGGCAATTACATAAATGGCATTACCGGGCGCAAGATGTTGCTTTGGGATGGTGCCTGCCATGTGCATGAACAGTTTTCACTGGAAAAGATATTGGAATTGAAAAAACAGTATCCCGATGCGGAAGTCATTACTCACCCGGAGTGCAAACAGCCCGTTGTGCAGGTCTCGGACTTCGTAGGATCGACTGCAGCTCTTTTGAAACATACTGTCAAGTCGGATAAGAAACAATTCATTGTAGCGACAGAAAGTGGCGTTATTCACGAAATGCGTAAGCAGAGTCCCGATAAAGAATTTATCCCGGCTCCTCCCAATGACAGTACATGTGCTTGCAACGAATGTAATTTTATGCGCTTGAACACGATGGAGAAACTTTACAACTGTTTGAAATACGAACTTCCTGAAATATTTGTCGATGAACAAGTACAGGAAAAAGCGATCCGCCCGATCAAGAAGATGCTGGAGATATCGGAGAGGTTGGGGTTGTAAGAATTGTTAGATAGACGAAACAAGATAAAATGATCCACTGTGAATAAGACAAATACCACAGTGGATTTTTATTTTTTATTTTATAACTGCGATTTTAGTAACTACACTTTCTTTAGAATCTTCGGTGGCAGAGAGCACCAGATATACGCCTGAAGCAACACGGACACCTTTTGTATTCCGGCAGTTCCAGATAGCTTGACCACCTAAAGATTTAGTCTGATAGACCAGATTTCCATTCAGATCGGTGATTTTGACGATCGAGTTATCCATCAATCCCGTGATGGTTACTTTGTCCCTGTATTCAGGTCGTACGGGGTTCGGATATGCATACACGTCTGAATAGTCATCTTTACCTTTTGTCGCTTCTCCTTTGTAAGAAACCAAACCTTTGTCGGAACCGATGAACACTTCGCCAGTATTTTCATTAATTTCTATGGAATATATTTTATCTGATAGTAGCGGACTGTTGGATGTATTGAACTGATGGACGATTTCCTGATTGTCTTCGCTCAATACATAAACACCGCTACCGTCCGTTCCAATCCATTTCCGGTTTCCGTTATCTACCTTGATGGTCGTTATTATCGTATTGTCGAGAAAATAATAAGGGATTCCTTCTTCATTGATTAGTTTTACACGTGTGCAACGCATAGATTGATTGTTTTCTGTTGTTGCCAACTTTGGATTTGTTAAGTATATAGCTCCTTTATTGGTTCCTATCCATATATATCCGTTTTTATCCTCTGCCATACAAGTATAATTGTTAGGGGAAAAGTCGTTATTATCTGTGTCAATGAAGTTTTTAAATTCATATGATGTCGCTTCATCTAAAGAGTTGCTGTTGGTTACGACTGTTAGGCAGGCTTGACTGGTAGGGCGAGATATATTGATCCATTTGTCATTGTTTGAGGTGACGAGTATGTCGTTTATCGTGTATTTTCCATTTAACGACTCGACAGACAGGCTATGCCATTTTCCTTCTTTATCCAATATCTTGATAGCTTTGCTCACTTCAGAGTTAGTCATCCATAGGTTTCCTTCCTTATCGAAAGCAAGTCCGTCTACACGACAATAAAAGCCCTCATTGCCATGTGCGTTTTCAAGCGGACTGTTTGTTTTGTTATAAACGGCGGAAGGTTCTCTGTCTATGAATTGAAAAAGGCCATAACCGAAGGAAGATACGTAAATAATCTCTTTTTCAGTATCATTTTTTGTGACGACAATGCTGGTATAGTCTTTAGGCCATGTATTTAGTTTATTCTGAACGACGGAAGGTTCTAGTACACTCCATTTTTCATAGTCATATATCATG from Parabacteroides merdae ATCC 43184 includes the following:
- the nadA gene encoding quinolinate synthase NadA — protein: MLTNQSIGYIDAPIPKGLDLKEEINRMRREKNAVILAHYYQTGDIQDIADFVGDSLALAQQAAKTTADIIVFCGVHFMGETAKVLCPDKKVLVPDLNAGCSLADSCPAVDFAEFVKQHPGHVVISYVNTTAAVKAVTDVVVTSTNARQIVESFPEDTKIIFGPDRNLGNYINGITGRKMLLWDGACHVHEQFSLEKILELKKQYPDAEVITHPECKQPVVQVSDFVGSTAALLKHTVKSDKKQFIVATESGVIHEMRKQSPDKEFIPAPPNDSTCACNECNFMRLNTMEKLYNCLKYELPEIFVDEQVQEKAIRPIKKMLEISERLGL
- the porZ gene encoding type IX secretion system anionic LPS delivery protein PorZ, which codes for MRNILTVILLFLLSFPALSVNDNGNTLGWKTYLSYNNTDCVEESADQVFVVAEGALYTYGKEDNSIKQYYKGNGLSDTDIQSISYNKQTKSLLIVYKNCNIDILEEGSVKNIPYLYTTTSLRDKSLNSVMIYNEYAYLSIQSGIVVVNMDKKEITDTYNLSKNITSCAIFNNNIYASTKEGQKSTIIYASLNDNLLDGSNWKTYSIPGFPSENSIDKISSFKNKLFYLSQNKGIYYESNETTVPLVSNTQMNNMKIVGEKLACMATSQVYIFTDTKTFDQINNLSIKDISTYQTDKYWIAEGSKGLRSIQRKGANQFEAINEAIILDGPYSNSSYDIVSKNDKIYIIPGGKSLTGDNSFNKAGSVMIYDYEKWSVLEPSVVQNKLNTWPKDYTSIVVTKNDTEKEIIYVSSFGYGLFQFIDREPSAVYNKTNSPLENAHGNEGFYCRVDGLAFDKEGNLWMTNSEVSKAIKILDKEGKWHSLSVESLNGKYTINDILVTSNNDKWINISRPTSQACLTVVTNSNSLDEATSYEFKNFIDTDNNDFSPNNYTCMAEDKNGYIWIGTNKGAIYLTNPKLATTENNQSMRCTRVKLINEEGIPYYFLDNTIITTIKVDNGNRKWIGTDGSGVYVLSEDNQEIVHQFNTSNSPLLSDKIYSIEINENTGEVFIGSDKGLVSYKGEATKGKDDYSDVYAYPNPVRPEYRDKVTITGLMDNSIVKITDLNGNLVYQTKSLGGQAIWNCRNTKGVRVASGVYLVLSATEDSKESVVTKIAVIK